From a region of the Paenibacillus lutimineralis genome:
- a CDS encoding YdeI/OmpD-associated family protein: MTKNSELPIMIFNGQQDFEDWLAHHHETSEGIMLKIAKKNSTISTVSYSEALDCALCYGWIDSRKEKGDEETWLQRFTPRKARSIWSKVNKEKAEALITSGRMKSSGYKAIEVAKQNGQWDKAYESQSKFTLPEDFASELNKNSQAKEFYDMLDSQNKFAIVFRINNAKKQETREKRIEQFISMLERHEKIYP, encoded by the coding sequence ATGACGAAAAATAGTGAATTGCCGATTATGATATTCAACGGGCAGCAAGATTTCGAGGATTGGCTTGCACATCATCACGAAACTTCAGAAGGAATTATGTTGAAAATTGCGAAGAAGAATTCCACAATCTCTACTGTGTCCTATAGTGAAGCACTCGACTGCGCATTATGTTATGGCTGGATTGATAGTCGGAAGGAGAAGGGCGACGAAGAGACCTGGTTGCAGCGCTTCACTCCCCGCAAAGCCAGAAGTATCTGGTCGAAGGTAAATAAGGAGAAAGCGGAGGCGCTTATTACGAGCGGAAGAATGAAGTCGTCTGGTTACAAAGCGATTGAGGTTGCTAAGCAGAATGGACAGTGGGATAAAGCGTATGAATCCCAAAGCAAGTTCACCCTACCGGAGGATTTCGCGAGTGAGCTGAATAAGAATAGTCAAGCGAAAGAGTTTTACGATATGCTAGACAGCCAGAACAAATTTGCAATCGTGTTCAGAATTAATAATGCCAAGAAGCAGGAGACGAGGGAGAAGCGGATTGAACAGTTTATCTCGATGCTGGAACGGCATGAGAAGATTTATCCTTAG
- a CDS encoding histidine phosphatase family protein produces MKTHIYIVRHGQTEWNVMHRMQGHRDSPLTELGVQQAKWLGEALQNEPIDVIYASSSPRALRTAELIRADRKIDIFETDEFKEINLGAWEGMTQEEIEVVYPDQMEYFWKDPGKFGVVGSETYQEVFNRAHKKLTEIVHEHEGKSILIATHTVVVKLLMAYFEERQLQNLWDLPYIHPACLCKVSFEGNAWEILLHGDISHYK; encoded by the coding sequence ATGAAAACTCATATTTACATTGTCAGACATGGACAGACGGAATGGAATGTGATGCACCGGATGCAGGGACACCGGGATTCGCCTTTAACGGAATTAGGTGTTCAGCAGGCCAAATGGCTTGGTGAGGCGCTACAGAACGAGCCTATCGACGTTATCTATGCTAGTTCAAGTCCAAGAGCACTTAGAACGGCAGAACTAATCAGAGCGGATAGAAAGATTGATATTTTCGAGACGGATGAATTCAAAGAGATTAATCTCGGGGCCTGGGAAGGAATGACCCAGGAGGAGATCGAGGTCGTATACCCGGATCAGATGGAATATTTCTGGAAGGATCCAGGGAAATTTGGCGTGGTCGGAAGTGAGACTTATCAGGAGGTATTTAACCGTGCTCATAAGAAGCTTACGGAAATTGTGCACGAGCATGAAGGCAAGTCCATTCTAATCGCAACGCATACCGTTGTAGTTAAGCTGTTGATGGCCTACTTCGAGGAGCGTCAACTTCAGAATTTATGGGACCTTCCTTACATCCATCCTGCATGTCTCTGTAAAGTCTCTTTCGAAGGGAATGCGTGGGAGATTCTACTACACGGTGACATAAGCCATTATAAATAA
- a CDS encoding YebC/PmpR family DNA-binding transcriptional regulator encodes MGRKWNNIKEKKASKDANTSRVYAKFGVEIYVAAKKGEPDPESNRALKVVLERAKTYNVPKAIIDRALDKAKGSADEVYNDLRYEGFGPNGSMIIVDALTNNVNRTASAVRAAFNKNGGNMGVSGSVAYMFDAAAVFGVEGKTSDEVLELLMEADVDVRDILEEDESVIIYAEPDQFQAVQDAFNAAGVTEFTIAELSMIAQNYVTLPEDGQAQFEKLVDALEDLEDVQQVYHNVELED; translated from the coding sequence ATGGGACGTAAGTGGAATAATATTAAAGAGAAGAAAGCTTCAAAAGATGCAAATACAAGCCGGGTTTATGCTAAATTTGGCGTAGAAATTTATGTGGCAGCTAAGAAGGGCGAGCCAGATCCCGAATCGAACCGCGCGTTGAAGGTCGTTCTTGAACGTGCGAAAACTTATAATGTGCCGAAGGCAATTATTGACCGTGCATTGGACAAGGCAAAAGGCAGCGCAGATGAAGTGTATAACGATCTTCGTTATGAAGGCTTTGGTCCGAACGGTTCAATGATTATTGTCGATGCACTGACGAACAATGTGAACCGGACAGCGTCTGCTGTACGCGCCGCTTTTAATAAGAATGGCGGTAATATGGGGGTCAGTGGTTCTGTCGCTTATATGTTTGATGCTGCAGCAGTATTCGGGGTAGAGGGCAAAACTTCAGATGAAGTGCTTGAATTGCTGATGGAAGCGGATGTAGATGTTCGTGACATCCTTGAAGAAGATGAATCGGTCATCATATATGCCGAGCCGGATCAATTCCAGGCTGTGCAGGACGCGTTCAATGCGGCAGGGGTCACTGAATTCACCATTGCTGAATTAAGCATGATCGCTCAGAACTATGTAACCTTGCCTGAAGATGGACAAGCTCAGTTTGAGAAACTGGTTGATGCGCTTGAAGACCTGGAAGATGTGCAGCAGGTATATCACAACGTTGAGCTTGAAGACTAA
- a CDS encoding VOC family protein: MGNPFLNKLEHVQIPVRNLEASVQWYTTNLGFRLQSKSDMNRQAFLTLSEGPMLMLWETKDESQANFTVNGQIMPVLLFNTTRIHELYELLRSLGSEITFYQEEGFGWVLKFIDPDGNMWGAIQYK; encoded by the coding sequence GTGGGAAATCCATTTCTGAATAAGTTGGAGCATGTGCAGATTCCAGTGAGAAACTTGGAAGCCTCTGTTCAATGGTATACTACTAATCTTGGTTTTCGACTACAGAGTAAGTCAGATATGAATCGACAGGCTTTTCTGACCCTGTCTGAAGGGCCTATGTTAATGCTCTGGGAGACGAAGGATGAGAGTCAAGCAAACTTCACGGTTAACGGGCAAATCATGCCCGTGCTTCTGTTCAACACGACAAGAATCCATGAACTATATGAATTATTGAGGTCTTTGGGCAGTGAGATTACTTTTTATCAAGAAGAAGGGTTCGGCTGGGTTCTAAAATTCATTGATCCCGACGGGAATATGTGGGGAGCTATTCAATACAAGTAA
- a CDS encoding GNAT family N-acetyltransferase — MSYTFKEMTKEAAVIISQWEYPSPYNFYNMDPDEEGLAELMNGDYFCVTDGTGHIAGFFCFGLSARVPGGYAAGFYTDEQRLDIGLGMNPALTGQGLGSEFVQEGLKWLQRQHGQSTFRLVVASFNERARRVYAENGFVPRGTVFSKINGEEVEFLYMEADLSRFDVESAF, encoded by the coding sequence ATGAGTTATACTTTTAAAGAAATGACCAAGGAGGCGGCCGTAATCATATCCCAATGGGAATATCCGTCTCCCTATAACTTTTATAATATGGACCCTGATGAAGAAGGGTTGGCTGAACTGATGAACGGTGATTATTTCTGCGTGACAGACGGAACCGGTCATATCGCTGGATTCTTCTGCTTCGGACTTTCTGCCAGAGTACCCGGCGGTTATGCGGCCGGCTTCTATACAGATGAACAGCGTCTGGACATCGGCCTTGGGATGAATCCTGCTCTCACAGGTCAAGGACTCGGAAGTGAGTTCGTCCAAGAAGGTCTGAAGTGGTTACAGAGGCAGCACGGGCAGAGTACGTTCAGATTGGTAGTGGCCAGCTTCAATGAGCGAGCCAGACGGGTCTATGCTGAGAACGGCTTTGTTCCGAGAGGAACGGTATTTTCCAAGATTAATGGAGAAGAAGTTGAATTTTTGTATATGGAAGCTGATTTATCAAGATTCGATGTCGAGTCTGCTTTCTGA
- a CDS encoding phosphotransferase: MGLLLGSKVGEGACSEVFEWEDSSKIIKIAKENTDYKAMAREYNNNLLAWENGLSVARPYELTEYDGRTGIVFERIYGQTIMERFLRRAIIKNIPAADIDEEDIRTTAALLYQIHNSNIEVPSSQMGNMEYSIRVADYLSIAEKEEIISTLRNLPKKQLPCHGDPNPNNILVKEDGNAVFIDWMSASMGNPEADLAEYIIIMRYAVLPSQYPQVIVQLFDSIRETIINIFMDEYNKLSGITYDEVAPWIIPVAARKLSVDGIGEEEKKLLVQEIRRNLNILK, encoded by the coding sequence ATGGGGTTATTGCTTGGAAGTAAAGTTGGCGAGGGCGCATGTTCTGAAGTTTTTGAATGGGAAGACAGTAGTAAGATTATCAAAATTGCAAAAGAAAATACTGACTATAAGGCAATGGCAAGAGAATATAATAATAATCTTCTTGCTTGGGAGAACGGTCTTTCGGTAGCCAGGCCGTATGAATTAACTGAGTATGATGGCCGTACAGGTATTGTGTTTGAACGGATTTATGGTCAGACGATTATGGAGCGTTTTTTGCGTCGGGCTATTATTAAGAATATACCTGCAGCAGACATTGATGAAGAGGATATTCGCACCACAGCTGCTCTACTATATCAAATACATAATTCGAATATTGAAGTACCTTCCTCTCAAATGGGGAATATGGAATATTCGATTCGAGTGGCTGACTATTTATCAATTGCCGAGAAGGAAGAGATCATCTCAACACTGAGAAACCTGCCGAAAAAACAGCTGCCATGTCATGGGGATCCAAATCCGAATAATATTCTGGTCAAGGAAGACGGTAATGCAGTGTTCATTGACTGGATGAGCGCATCCATGGGAAATCCGGAAGCAGACTTAGCAGAATATATAATTATTATGAGATACGCTGTACTCCCTTCACAGTATCCTCAAGTTATTGTGCAATTGTTCGATTCCATAAGGGAGACCATAATTAATATATTCATGGATGAATATAATAAATTATCGGGTATTACCTATGATGAAGTAGCTCCATGGATTATACCCGTAGCGGCAAGGAAGTTATCCGTTGATGGGATTGGTGAGGAAGAGAAGAAACTGTTAGTCCAAGAGATTAGAAGAAATCTGAATATCCTAAAATAA
- a CDS encoding response regulator transcription factor — translation MSIRILLVEDDEHICNTVKTFLSEAGYKVDTCLDGGEAYTKFYDNTYQLVILDILLPGMNGHELLREFRKINNTPILMMTALSDEGNQIKAFDAEADDYVTKPFKIQLLLKRVEALLRRSGALAKEVRCGKLTLLPEDFKAVYNNGELSLTLKEFEILMLLVQNRGRTLFHEIILSRVWGYDFDGDGSIVHTHIKNLRAKLPENIIKTVRGVGYRLEEST, via the coding sequence ATGTCTATACGAATCCTGCTTGTCGAAGACGATGAGCACATCTGCAATACAGTTAAGACCTTTTTATCTGAGGCAGGATATAAGGTGGATACTTGCTTGGACGGTGGCGAAGCGTACACCAAGTTCTACGACAACACCTATCAGCTTGTCATTCTTGACATCCTGCTGCCGGGAATGAATGGCCATGAACTTTTGCGGGAGTTTCGTAAGATTAACAATACCCCTATTCTGATGATGACCGCGCTTTCCGATGAGGGAAATCAAATCAAGGCGTTTGATGCGGAAGCGGATGATTATGTGACAAAGCCGTTCAAGATTCAACTTCTTCTGAAACGTGTGGAAGCCTTGCTCCGGCGAAGCGGCGCGTTGGCGAAGGAAGTCCGTTGCGGCAAGCTGACGCTTTTGCCGGAAGATTTCAAGGCGGTTTATAATAACGGGGAGTTGTCCTTGACACTCAAAGAATTTGAAATCCTTATGTTATTGGTTCAGAACAGGGGCAGGACGCTATTTCATGAAATTATCCTATCCCGTGTTTGGGGATATGATTTTGACGGAGACGGAAGCATTGTGCATACCCACATCAAAAACCTACGGGCGAAGCTGCCTGAGAATATCATCAAAACAGTACGGGGCGTGGGTTACCGCTTGGAGGAATCCACATGA
- a CDS encoding cyclase family protein produces MLIDLTHLIQNGLPVYPGDQETSLQQSKYIRQDYYNNHQLDINMHAGTHIDGPMHLLDIQRYLSEFPLEYFIGKACLLDVTGQEIIDYEEKYESLIEPQQIVVLYTGHSKFYGQEEYFTKYPILTKRFAEILVRKQVKMIGLDTPSPDKYPFEVHKLLFQHNILILENLTNVERLLNVSRFEIIALPMLIQADSAIARVVARIDEEART; encoded by the coding sequence ATGCTCATTGATCTGACTCATTTAATACAGAACGGTCTGCCTGTATATCCCGGGGATCAGGAGACATCACTGCAGCAATCAAAATATATTAGGCAGGATTATTATAACAATCACCAGCTGGATATCAACATGCATGCAGGCACCCATATTGATGGTCCTATGCATCTATTGGATATTCAACGTTATTTAAGTGAGTTCCCGTTGGAATATTTTATCGGTAAAGCTTGTCTGCTAGATGTCACAGGACAAGAGATTATCGATTATGAGGAGAAGTATGAGTCGTTAATTGAGCCTCAGCAGATTGTGGTCCTCTATACGGGCCATAGTAAATTCTATGGTCAAGAGGAGTATTTTACGAAATATCCAATTTTAACTAAAAGATTTGCCGAGATACTAGTGCGTAAACAGGTCAAAATGATTGGGCTGGATACACCGTCTCCCGATAAGTATCCATTCGAGGTACATAAATTGCTGTTTCAACATAATATCTTAATCCTAGAAAATTTAACAAACGTAGAGCGGCTGTTAAATGTAAGCCGTTTTGAGATTATCGCATTGCCAATGCTTATTCAGGCCGATTCAGCGATAGCACGAGTTGTTGCCCGAATAGATGAAGAGGCACGGACATAG
- a CDS encoding HAMP domain-containing sensor histidine kinase translates to MKNRGIFIKVFTYTIISILLLVGVTAALFSQQFRSFYKTTQARQIIASYQPLVERIQRNNNSNIAEVAQRFYENNQSFEFIITDKDGGLIYATPNADTPDSFEGDFYYVVHNDGNFSIVAQSMTGLESFYRDLIVRGVAVFAVMLALCLVCAFVFARQMTKPIKRLADSAGRMANLEEVPPPSERKDELGALARDVYFMYDKLKETISKLEREILRERELEETQRYFFSAASHELKTPIAATSILLGMLENVGDYKDHPKYLRECVKMMDAQSELISEILGIVSLSDGKIVPVPDTLDIRHTVADMLPDFQTLSEVNGQRIVTDIPDGHTCLADPKMLQKALSNVILNAVQNTPKGGEIRIWIEPVAEQYRLCILNTGTRINDTVLPKLFDPFYRVDRRGAGKNGRSGLGLTIVQKTLESMGVDFALENTPDGVLFWMDLPKA, encoded by the coding sequence ATGAAAAATCGTGGGATTTTTATTAAGGTATTTACTTATACGATAATCTCTATATTGTTGCTTGTCGGCGTAACGGCGGCGCTATTTTCGCAACAGTTTAGGTCATTCTACAAAACGACACAGGCCCGGCAAATAATAGCTTCATACCAGCCTTTGGTGGAACGAATTCAAAGAAACAATAACAGCAACATTGCGGAAGTGGCTCAGCGCTTTTACGAAAACAACCAGTCTTTTGAGTTCATTATTACGGATAAAGACGGCGGCTTGATATACGCCACGCCGAACGCCGACACACCGGACAGTTTTGAGGGCGATTTTTATTATGTCGTGCATAATGATGGGAACTTTTCCATTGTTGCCCAAAGTATGACGGGATTAGAATCGTTTTATCGTGATTTAATCGTTCGTGGAGTCGCCGTGTTTGCCGTAATGCTTGCGCTCTGTCTCGTCTGCGCTTTTGTCTTTGCGCGGCAGATGACCAAACCAATCAAGCGCCTCGCGGACAGCGCCGGGAGGATGGCCAATCTCGAAGAAGTCCCGCCTCCATCAGAGCGTAAAGATGAGCTTGGTGCATTAGCCCGCGACGTTTATTTCATGTATGACAAGCTGAAGGAAACCATATCCAAGTTAGAGCGCGAAATCCTACGGGAGCGCGAGCTGGAGGAAACACAGCGATATTTCTTCTCGGCGGCTTCTCATGAGTTAAAAACGCCTATCGCGGCGACAAGTATTTTGTTGGGAATGCTCGAAAATGTAGGCGATTATAAAGACCACCCTAAATACCTGCGCGAATGCGTGAAGATGATGGACGCGCAAAGCGAGTTGATTTCCGAGATACTGGGGATTGTTAGTTTAAGCGACGGAAAAATCGTACCCGTTCCTGATACACTCGACATCAGGCATACAGTGGCTGACATGCTACCTGACTTTCAAACATTGTCTGAGGTAAACGGTCAGCGTATTGTTACGGATATTCCTGACGGGCATACCTGTCTTGCCGACCCTAAAATGCTCCAAAAAGCACTATCCAACGTCATATTGAACGCGGTGCAGAATACGCCCAAAGGCGGCGAGATTCGGATATGGATCGAGCCTGTGGCTGAACAATACCGCCTTTGCATACTAAACACGGGGACGAGGATTAACGATACGGTGCTGCCGAAGCTATTTGACCCGTTCTACCGTGTGGATAGGCGCGGAGCCGGAAAAAACGGACGGAGCGGCTTGGGACTGACCATTGTTCAGAAAACGCTGGAATCCATGGGCGTTGATTTTGCTTTGGAAAACACCCCGGACGGCGTTCTGTTTTGGATGGACTTGCCGAAGGCGTAA
- a CDS encoding phosphatase PAP2 family protein produces MNIKLKFSYIFFLSLLCLAGFGMIAYWIGGAQIHHFDNTIISLVQGQESDSLTKIMKVFTWIGSQLPVIVILLVTLIFLYFVLHHRSELVFLIIIVSGSALLNILLKQLFRRDRPSLHRLIEETGFSFPSGHSMAAFSLYGAIVFLVWKHIPYILGRIAVIVVGACLILMIGVSRIYLGVHYPSDVLGGYLISACWLAASIWLYQGYLEASYEKKRRFRGQRK; encoded by the coding sequence ATGAATATTAAGCTTAAATTTTCATACATATTTTTTCTCAGTTTATTATGCTTAGCCGGATTTGGAATGATTGCTTATTGGATCGGCGGAGCACAGATTCATCATTTTGATAATACGATAATTTCTTTGGTGCAAGGGCAGGAATCGGATTCTCTGACGAAAATAATGAAGGTGTTCACATGGATTGGGAGTCAGCTTCCTGTCATTGTCATTTTGCTGGTGACGCTTATTTTCCTGTATTTCGTGCTGCACCATCGCAGTGAACTAGTGTTCCTGATCATTATCGTATCTGGGTCCGCTCTGCTTAATATATTGCTTAAGCAGCTATTCCGTCGTGATCGACCTTCTCTGCATAGACTTATTGAGGAGACGGGCTTTAGCTTCCCCAGCGGTCATTCGATGGCGGCCTTTAGTCTCTATGGAGCGATCGTCTTCTTGGTCTGGAAGCATATTCCTTATATATTAGGCAGAATCGCAGTCATTGTTGTTGGGGCCTGCCTAATCCTAATGATCGGTGTTAGCCGCATTTATTTGGGTGTTCATTATCCTAGCGATGTGCTAGGGGGATATCTTATCAGTGCTTGCTGGCTGGCGGCATCGATCTGGCTGTATCAAGGGTACCTGGAGGCTTCTTACGAGAAGAAGCGAAGGTTTCGGGGACAGCGGAAGTGA
- a CDS encoding VanZ family protein gives MKSEKRNTLTIALFVVYILLLIGIVLFKLPFYSPEISDGIRVINLIPFQGSFDENGTLILREIIQNTLLFIPLGIYICMLKSKWPFIKKVLPIIGLTLSFEIIQFIFAMGRTDITDVLDNTLGGVIGIGIYALLFKIFKNRTVKVVNILALVVTVCVVVRFAHLFYLSHFVMRRLHP, from the coding sequence ATGAAATCAGAAAAGCGAAACACACTTACAATCGCCTTGTTCGTAGTATATATACTGCTGTTGATAGGAATTGTTCTCTTCAAATTACCATTTTATTCTCCTGAAATATCAGACGGGATACGAGTCATCAACCTGATTCCATTTCAAGGGTCTTTCGATGAAAATGGAACTTTAATCTTACGTGAAATTATTCAAAATACACTTCTTTTTATACCGTTGGGCATCTATATCTGTATGTTAAAAAGCAAATGGCCTTTCATAAAGAAAGTCCTTCCGATTATCGGTTTAACCTTATCGTTTGAAATTATACAATTCATTTTTGCAATGGGAAGAACTGATATAACTGATGTACTTGACAACACGCTTGGAGGGGTAATTGGCATTGGAATTTATGCCTTATTGTTCAAGATTTTTAAAAACAGGACTGTTAAGGTTGTAAATATACTTGCCTTGGTAGTAACTGTTTGCGTAGTAGTGCGTTTCGCCCATCTGTTTTACCTCAGCCATTTTGTCATGAGGCGTCTACACCCCTGA
- a CDS encoding GTP-binding protein: MNKTIGLLAHVDAGKTTFAEQLLYHTSSIRSKGRVDHQDSFLDTHELEKARGITIFADQAIMKYEGSSYCLIDTPGHVDFSAEMERSLQVMDYAIVILSAVEGVQGHTETVWQLLRKHRIPTMFFINKLDRTGADLEAVLEQIHRQLTPDVVRVNGPLSAANLEEELVAAVAEHDEQLLEDYLEGDYDEDAIVAVMARLIKKSELFPVMSGSALMAQGIDDFLYNLELLTSTTYNRQAAFAARVYKIRHELQGTRLTFLKITAGNLRVRDEVNYVSSSGEEVQEKVTSLRIYNGEKFTIVEEAEAGQLIAVTGLSAAAVGDGLGELQQRAKYELVPALKSKVLFDPKLSAREVQRYFQMLGDEDPSLNVIWDEALQELYIHVMGAIQLEVLEQVVMERFKLKVTFGTPEILYKETIADEVYGCGHFEPLGHYAEVHMKLEPGPRDSGVVFQNKCHPDHLSTGYQNLIGQHVLEREHHGLLTGSPLTDVVVTLLNGRAHNKHTSGGDFREATHRALRQGLEKAENILLEPYYTFKIKVDLDLIGRVMSDIRQVHGSFDPPEAHGDQAYISGTAPVATFMNYSAEMASFSKGKGALSMQLGGYQPCHQADMVIESRRYNKNADPEYTSASIFCAKGQAYSVPWKEADDHMHVQR, from the coding sequence ATGAATAAGACGATTGGGCTGCTGGCACATGTTGATGCGGGAAAGACGACATTTGCCGAACAGCTACTCTATCATACGAGCAGTATTCGAAGTAAGGGACGAGTGGATCACCAGGACTCTTTTCTCGATACACATGAACTGGAGAAGGCGCGCGGAATTACAATATTTGCTGATCAAGCGATAATGAAGTATGAAGGGTCCAGTTATTGTCTTATCGATACGCCGGGACACGTCGATTTCTCGGCAGAGATGGAACGGTCACTGCAGGTCATGGATTATGCCATTGTGATCCTTAGTGCAGTGGAAGGGGTTCAAGGACATACGGAGACGGTCTGGCAATTACTGCGGAAGCATCGCATTCCAACTATGTTCTTCATAAATAAATTGGATCGAACCGGTGCGGATCTAGAAGCAGTTCTGGAGCAAATCCATCGGCAGTTAACCCCAGATGTAGTAAGAGTGAATGGACCATTAAGCGCTGCGAATCTCGAAGAGGAGCTAGTGGCTGCAGTCGCCGAGCATGATGAACAGTTGCTAGAGGATTATCTAGAGGGCGATTATGATGAAGATGCAATTGTAGCAGTGATGGCTAGACTGATCAAGAAGAGCGAATTGTTCCCGGTCATGTCCGGTTCGGCACTGATGGCTCAAGGAATAGACGATTTTCTTTATAATCTAGAGCTGCTAACCAGTACTACTTATAATCGGCAGGCTGCATTCGCGGCCAGAGTCTATAAAATACGGCATGAGCTGCAAGGAACAAGACTTACCTTCCTGAAGATTACGGCGGGTAATCTGAGGGTCCGTGATGAAGTAAATTATGTGAGCAGCAGCGGTGAAGAGGTACAGGAGAAAGTTACCTCATTACGTATCTATAACGGCGAGAAGTTTACAATTGTCGAGGAAGCTGAAGCAGGGCAGCTGATCGCGGTAACCGGGCTGTCGGCAGCAGCTGTCGGCGATGGATTGGGAGAGCTGCAGCAACGTGCCAAGTATGAACTCGTGCCGGCGCTCAAGTCCAAGGTTCTGTTCGATCCGAAGCTGTCTGCCCGAGAGGTACAGCGTTATTTTCAAATGCTGGGCGACGAGGATCCTTCGTTAAATGTCATCTGGGATGAAGCTCTGCAGGAGCTGTATATCCATGTGATGGGGGCGATTCAGCTTGAAGTACTGGAGCAGGTCGTTATGGAGCGCTTCAAGCTGAAGGTCACATTCGGCACGCCGGAGATATTATATAAAGAGACGATTGCGGACGAAGTATATGGTTGTGGCCATTTTGAGCCGCTGGGTCATTATGCGGAGGTTCATATGAAGCTTGAGCCTGGGCCGCGGGATAGCGGGGTAGTGTTCCAAAATAAGTGTCATCCCGATCACTTAAGCACAGGTTATCAGAATTTGATTGGCCAGCATGTGTTAGAGCGTGAGCATCACGGTCTGTTGACCGGATCGCCGCTTACAGATGTGGTTGTGACTTTGCTGAATGGACGAGCTCATAACAAGCATACGAGCGGTGGAGATTTCCGCGAGGCGACGCATCGAGCGCTGCGGCAAGGACTTGAGAAAGCTGAGAATATCCTGTTGGAACCTTATTATACATTTAAGATCAAGGTCGATTTAGATCTGATCGGTCGTGTAATGTCGGATATTCGTCAAGTACATGGTTCATTTGATCCCCCGGAGGCGCATGGAGATCAGGCATATATTAGTGGGACGGCGCCGGTAGCTACCTTTATGAACTATAGTGCTGAGATGGCTTCTTTTTCAAAGGGGAAGGGGGCATTGTCCATGCAGCTTGGCGGCTATCAACCGTGTCATCAGGCGGACATGGTCATTGAGAGCCGGCGTTATAATAAGAATGCAGATCCGGAGTATACCTCGGCATCGATCTTCTGCGCCAAAGGACAGGCATACAGCGTTCCTTGGAAAGAAGCGGATGATCATATGCATGTGCAGAGATGA